The Planctellipticum variicoloris DNA window GTCAGACGCCGCTCCCCATCGACGAGATCACCGACCGGCTAACGGAGTTCTTTCGAAAGGACCAGGCGCTTATCGACGCCCTGCTGCCGGAGCTGACGACGGAAGAGGCCCCGGCGACATTCGGCCACAACAAATGGGTGCCGGTGCACAAGGCTCTGCGGTACATGGTTCTGCGGGAGTTCACGACCGGTGTCCGCCGGACGGACTGCTTGGAATCGATGGGACTGGCCCGAGTGAACTACGCCGGGCTGACGCCGGCATGTGACGGTGTGAAAGACCTGGCGCTGACACTGGGGTTATCAGCGGAAGAAACGGTTGAAGGACTTTCGCTGATCCTCGACAACTGGCGGCGCAACCGAATTCTGTACGTTGCCGGCGACCCCATCTTTTCCCGCTATCACGCCAAGGACGACCCTTATATTCAGGCGGGTCTGCTGCCGCTGAGGGAGTTCCGTCCCGAGGGGCTGTTGCAGACTTCCGACCAGTCGAATCCGTATGCCCGCGGCGTGATTGCCCAGCGTGGAGCGTCTGCGATTCAGGCACTGCTGAAGAAATGGGCTTCCGATCCTCGCCAGCTCGATGTGGACCTCACGGCGGGAGTGCTATGGTCTCTGCTGGTGGATGAGTTGAAAATCCTCACCCGAGTCACGCTGCGGTCGCAGACCGAGAGGTCACTGGCGGCGGACGTCTGGCAGGTGAACCTGGAGAAGCTGGCCGTCGAACCTTGCCAGCATCGCGAGCGCTGCACGACCTGCCAGCGAATCGTGACTCGACGACCGCCGAACGGGCTCTGTACTCGCCACAACTGCCACGGCACGACCGCGACCGAGCGGCCCGACGAGGAAAACTATGACGTGTGGCTGATGGGGCGACCATTCACGATGGTGAGTGCCGAGGAGCACACCGCCCAAGTCCCTGGAGAGATTCGGAATCGGATCGAGAACGACTTCAAGTCGAAGCACGGGCGCACGAACTGCCTCGTAGCGACTCCGACGCTGGAAATGGGGGTCAATATTGGGGCGCTGGACATGGCGCTCATGCGGAATGTCCCTCCCCGGTCCGCCAACTACTGGCAACGGGCCGGGCGGGCCGGTCGCGAAGAGCGGATGGCAGTCGTCGTGACGTACTGTCGACGGTCACCCCACGACCGGTACTTCTTCGATGACCCGCTGCGGATTCTTGGCGGTGTCATCGAAGCACCGACGTTTAACCTGCGGAACCCGCTGATGGTCGCCAAACACATTCGCTCTGCGATTCTGTCGGACCTTCTGCTGCGGTCTCGGCAGCCAGACGCGGACGGCGAACGCATTCGAGACATCCTGAAGGCGCTATTCCCGACGTTTATTCGCACCTATCTGCTCAATGCCGACGACCAGTTTCGAGATCTGCCGAGCAGTACGGCTCCGCTCGCCCTGTTGCTCGACGAGTTGAAAGTGGCGATTGCGGATCGACTGCAGAACCTGTTCGCCCAGCATTGGCCAGAGGAAGCCCGAGAGCTGGCAACGCGGGAGGCGATTGATGCTGCAATCGCTGAGACATCGTCTGAACTCGATGCCGTGCTCGCCCGCTTGCACAAGCGGCTGACATGGGCTCGGACGACTCGCTCGGAGATTCATCAGAAGAAGGATGCCGGGCTGATTGAAAAGGATGAAGAGCAGTTGCTGAGGCGCTGCGACGAGTTCATCAACTCAATTGTCCGATCTGATCGGGCGACTTACACGTTGACGGTGCTGTCCGTTGAGGGTTTCCTGCCGGGCTACGGCGTTTACGAAGGGGGAATCACGGCATCCGCGCGCCGCGGGTTCGGGCGAACGTCTGGCCCCCGCGCCTTCGACCTTTCCCGGAGTAATGTGGTCGCCTTGCGTGAGTTCGTTCCCGGCAATCGGTTGTACGCGAATCGGGGCACGTTTTACGTCAGCCGGTATCACCTCGGAGCCGACGACCAGGCTCAAGTTCGAACTCTGCACGTCAATATCGAGAAACGGTACGTGACGGAACACGCTGCCGACGCGTCCTACGGGCAATCCGGGGGGATGGCAATCGAGGCACTCCCGCTGACGGACCTTGACCTGGCACATGAGAGCCGGATTACTGAGGACGAAAACCTTCGATTTTCAATGCCGGTTTCAGTACTCGGACGCCTCCGCAAGCGAAACCGAGGCGGTAAAGGGTTCAAGATCGGCGACCAGGAAGTCAGCTATCTACGCGGCCAGGGTATCGAACTGGTCAATCTCGGCGAGGCCGGGCGGGTGAAGCAGAATGAGGTCGGACACTGGATCTGCCCAGTTTGCGGCGCAGCCAAGACGCCGTATGCCGTTCAAGCCGAGATCACTCACTTCTTGAAGATTCACAAGGAGCGATGCGGTCGCGATGTTGCCCGCATGGCCCTGTCGTCGCAAGCCAATGTGGATATGCTGCAATTTCATTCGGTTGCCGATGAAAGCGATGGAATCAATATCGGGGAGGCTCTTCGGACTGGAGCTGCTCGCCTCCTCGATATGGGGCCGGACGACTTGCAGTTGCTGATTGTTCAGAAACCCGACGACAAGCTCGACCTGCTGATTTACGACCCCATGCCGGGCGGTTCGGGACTGCTGGAACAAATGCTGGCACGGTGGCAGGAGCTGATCGCGACGACGAAAGACCTTTTGGCGGGATGCTCGCAGTCTTGCGATACGGCCTGCTACTCCTGTCTCAAGACGTTCCGCAACCAGTTCCATCACGAACTGCTGAACCGGCACCGCGGCCTGGAACTCGTCGAGACACTGAACCACCCGCCCCAGGGCTATCGAGACATTCCGGCAGTCTTCGAGGAAGAGCGGGCCGAAGGCGGTTCTCCTTCAAACAATCCGGAAGCCCGACTCCTGCGACTGTTGCACGAACACCATTTCCCGGCCGGCGAATGCAGAATGCGGATCACGACGTCGCTCGGCATCCCGACGGAGCCCGACTGGCTCCATGAAGCGACCAAGGTGGCAATTTACCTCGATGGAATGAGCCGCGGCCTCCACGGTGACCCGAACACGGCGCGAAAGGACCAGATCATTCGCCAGGCAGTCGAACTCGACGGCTACACGGTGATCGTTATCCAGACGAGAGACCTCGACGACCCGCAGGCCGTCCGACAACACTTGCGGAACATTGCACAGGCGATGGGGCGGGGAGATCTGTTGGCTTCGGGCTGAGTCGGTGATGAAGGATCAGTTGAATTGACTGGTGGAGAACTGTTCCGAAAGGAGGCTCTGACAATGGCTCGTCCAGTTGCACTTCCGAGTCGAAATCGTAACCCCGTAGTCGTAACGCCGGCGGCCTTGCAACGGCGTCCGGAAATCCCCGTCGAGAGTCGGCTCGTTTGGAGTTATCTGGACCTCGAACAGATGACCGGGCTGAGTCGGCCAACGCTGCGAAGCCTTGTTCTGAATCACGGCTTTCCACACATCCGCGTTGGCCACCGTGTGCTTTTTCTTCCGGAAGCGGTTCGCGACTGGTTCTCCAAGCAGGTCGTAAGGCTTCCGCCCGGCTCAGAGGCGTTTGTTGACAACGATGCTGAGTTCGAAGCAGATGAGTGATTGCCCCGACGATGTTGCTACGAATGCCGATTGAAGCAGGACTCTGCAAGCTGGACGACCGCGAGCCGGACAGGAAGCCGCAGCTGGTAGAGTTGGCCTCGCCCGACTTGGAATCCGCCTGGAAGAGGCTCTGGTGACTTGTTGAAGAGAGGCGTAGCCCCGGTCTGCCGTGCTTACGGCCCCATACGCAACTTCTCCACCAACCACGTCATGGCGTCTAGGAACTTCATCAGGGCCGCCTCATCGCGGAGGATGGAGAGTGTGACGCGCGGGTAGCCCGTCATGCGTTCCGGGGCAACCTGGAGCCCCGGCACCGCGTTCAGGCGGTCGCACAGCTCGTGGCGAATTCTTTCGTCGTTGAAAGGGGGACTATCCCGCAACCACTTCATCTGCACCCACGCATCACCTCCGGATTGCACGGAAAGGGGATACCGGGGGCCGGCTGAGGTTTCGACAATGGGGATGAACGAGGCGCTGGTGGGATAGCGGTTGAAGTTCGGCGTCAGCCCCTGTTCGCCGGCCCAGGCGATCAGCCGGCGGGTCACCGCCAGATCATCGGCAGCTAGTTTTTCGCGGGCGACCGCCAGGAACGTTACTTCGTCGACCTTCTGTTGTTTGGGAGTGCTACCGCCGCTGCTTTTTCGCTGGCGGGCGGCTGACGTCTGCCCCACCAACCTCGGCACCAGTGTTTTCAGTCGCCCGTCCCCCACAAACTGCTTGACCTCCACGGCCAGGACTTCGGCCGGGTCCATCTGCCCGTTCAGAAACTCCACCACTCGCCGCAGCTCGTCAGGTATCACATCGGCTACGAAGACCAACCGAACCTTGCCCGCCTGCAGGTTGGTCTTTACGGTTTGCCAAAAGCCGTCGGGATCGGCCTCGGGCTCCAGAAACGCCGCCAGCACGTCATCCGCGGCCTGCCCCTGCTCCTCGGCCGTTTTCTCAAACCTGCTGCGAATTGTTTCTACAGGCCAGTAGGCGACCGCGTTGGCCGCGTAATCGAGCATCTGCCCGACAACTTCCCGGCGGATGCGGCTGTCGCTGCTGCGTTTGACCTCCACCAGCGTGGGGATGGCGTCCTGGTCCAGGAACAGATGGTCCAGGGACCAGCGGCCGGCCCCGTCTTCCTCGCCGGGGATGCCCATTTCACGCGATACCAGCAACCAGCGCCGTGGACGGTCGGCGTCCATCTGGTCTCCGGCCAGGAGGTCGGGGTAGCCCGCCAGGAGCTGCTGCAACAGGTCTTCCGAGTCGTACGGCCGTTCCGCCAGCGAATCCAGCCGTCCGTCATCGTGGAGTACAAAGACACCACCGCTCATCAATTCACCTCATCGCGAGCTGACACCAACAAAACTGATGCAACGGTCAGACCAGACCGAATGCACGGAATCATCCTTCGACTACCGGCTCACTGCTCGATGTCGGATTGAGAATCGCAGCGAGGTTGTTGAGGAGCCTGTCGCGTTCCAGGTACAGATCAAATCCCAAGTCTAGGCATTCAATTCTGAGGCGTTTTTTCGAAGGATCGCCATCGATGCTGTAGCTGCGGGATACGACGCCGGGTGAATGTGGATACAGCAGCACATTGTTTTCGCAGTTGTATCGGCTGGCATACGCAAATAGCTGATAGAGATCAGCCTGTGAAACGCCGTTCTTGGCGTCACTTTTCAGGTCAACCAGTCTCTTCCATTTTGTGTCCAGAATGATCTGCGGTACGCCCGCAACATCATCGATGACGATATCAGGCCGGAGCCGGAACCGTCCCTGAAGGTTCTCGTCACGTAGCAGCCATAGCCCACGCCCTCGCGCCTGAAGGTGGACCTGCTCCGGCAACAAGCCAAAATAACGGGCGTTTCGCTTCACAAATCTGCCAACGAATTCCTCAAACAGCGTTTCCATCGGAAAAAAAAGGCTGAATGAAGAATGGGCTCCGGCCTGGGGAGCAACCGTCGTGCCCTCATAGACTAGCCGGCAGAATTGAAGCAAGTCGCGGTACCTTTCAGACGCTCGATCGAGAAGTACCCGCGAGAAATCATCCCCTTGGATCACTAGATCCTCGACGTCGGCGAACTCCAGTAGAGCTTCCCGCAGCAGCTGCTGTGTTTTTGGCAGCCGAGCTAACGCGAGCAAGCAGCGGCAGGTCGCCTTCAATATCTGATTGAGCAAGGTGTCGTTGACAAACTCGTCATAACCTACCCAGAGGCGGTGACGCTGAGCAACATTTTGGAGCACTTGCCGCTGCAGAAGGATGCGCCCCTTCACGCAGCTCAGCGACTCCTCTCGATAGACGTACTGGTGCTGCTGTCCCCTGCGTACTTCAATTAGCAGTCGCCGGACAAAAGCAGTAATCAGCACTTCGAGGAGAGGAAGCCGACGACCGGCGAGCGACGCGAGATCTCGGTCGTGCCCAGGTAGATATCCTGCCTGACTCAGCATGAAGAGGAGGTTCTGCCGAGCCTGTCCGCCATCCCCAAAACCAGTGGAATCCTCGCCGCCGTCCGTTTTGGGCAAGATCTCGATGATCAACCCTGGCACCTGAATGACGCCGACGTAACTCTTCACCCGGATATGGTCTCGAAACGTCCAGTCGAAAACGGTGTCCCCGGTTGACCGCCCCTGCAGTTCGTCGAACCGTTGCAGTTCCCGCAGCTGACGCAAAGTCAGTCGCTTACGCGGCAAACGATCAAATTCGGTAAGTCGAATTTCCAGCAAGTCCTATTGCTCCTCTCCCTGGAAAGCCGAGAGGAAATACGACCTGAGTGTCGCTGCCGTAGATGATGACCCGAATTCCGGATGCACTTCGCACCGGACCTTGTCTTCGATCCAATCGTCGCCGCCACGAAGCAGGGAGGAGGCTTTTAGAGGACTTGAGCGGATCATGGGGTGGCTGTTCTTGGTCACAGGCCCGCCACCTTCAGATATCGGGCATCCTAGAACAAGGCAGATCTTCGACCAGTCACCGTAGAAATACTCCTGTAGCAGCGGTATCACTTTCCGGCACATGACGTCGCGCAATTCGGCCAGGGAGTGGAGGCCAAGAAACACGGAATGCCCAATTTGATGATCGCGGTCATAAAGCAGTTCGATCCGTGCGTTGAGCATCTCCAGCAGGTCGGCAACAGCAACGCCGTCGACAACGCCACCATCCCCGGTGAGCGAGCGCACGATCTCCACGTCGGGCATCAGTTCAACGAAGTGGAAACGCCGGCGAAGCGCAACATCCAAAAAGGCGATCGATCTGTCGGCGGTATTCATGGTGCCGATCACGTAGACGTTTGATGGCACTCCGAACTTCTCGCCAGAATACGGCAACGTAACCTGCAGTTCGTTCTCTGCCCCGATCCGCTTGTCCGGCTCCAGGAGCGTAATCAGCTCCCCGAGGATCTTCGAGATGTTCCCGCGGTTGATTTCATCAATGATAAGAACGTGATTCCGGACCCCGCTCGTGTTCCTACCGATCAACTCCTTCATCGCATCCAGCTTCAGATCCCGCTTGTGAAGCTGGTAAATGGTCATCTGAGAAAACGCTTTGGTGCAGATCGCCTCGCGTGGCAGGCTCTCGTCGAAGACGGCTAGCCACTCCACCGCTCTCAATTGATCGTATTCTCCGTCGCGATCTACGTACTGGTACGGCCCGCTGATTCGGCCAATCGCACGGAATTTGTGGTTCCCATCGGAGACCACGACCAGATCTCCAACTTGCATCCGACAGACGAATGTGTCCATTGCCTGAACATGAAAGTCGGTTGGTTTCAGCTCGGGATCATGCTTCTGCAACAGAGTGAGCACGTCTTTGCGAGACTTGCAGCCCTGATAGTTCAGGCCCTGCCCATACCCCAGCAGCAAGCAGCCCTTCTCGATGCACTCGTCATACACGGCGGCATCCTCCGGCCGCAGCGTGTTTCCAAGAGACATCTTCCAGATTGTTGCTTTCTCTAACTCGACGTTCTGACTCGCTTCCTGGCGAGTAGCCTTGCTTCCGGCCAGCAGACAAAGGCGTTTGAAGATCCCCGGCCGGCATTCGTACTGAACTTCGGGCGATCGTTCTTCTGGTGAAGCGACCTCTTCCTCCGCCAGAACTGGGCGAATCCCCTCGACAAAGTCTTCATAACCATACGACTGGTGGAACGTCACAAACGCGATCCGTTCTTCGGCCTGCAATTCCCGATAGCGAGTCACCAGTTCTTCTCTATCCAGCGAAGCAGTGCCATCGCAGATCTCCACGGCGTGCCGGATGGTCTCGTAGGTCTTCCCGGTTCCTGGGGGGCCGTAAAGAACCAGATTCAAATCGTGCATTATTGAGCGTCCTGGCGATGAGCTGTCGCTGAGCTGACTCCAGCTCGGTAGGCCATGATACGTGTTTTGCAGGACATAGAGTGCGGTATGCACATCGAGCAGATTACGAAACGGCAGAGCGTAGCGTTCCCGGAACAACCGTAGCAGCTTTTCGTAAAAAGCCGTCGCGGTGACGGCACGTTCCAATCGTCCGACAGGAACATCAGCTTTTCTTGAGAGGAGCGCCGTCGCCGCTGCCTCGAAGACGAGCGGCTTACAGAACGCATATCGATCTGGGTCCGACAGCGCCAATAGATAAGTAATGGCGGTCAGACCAATACCCGATTTATTCCCGTCCGCTCCCGCGCGAACCTTGGACCACTTCAGAAAGGTCTCGATTCGCGTCTGGAGCGGTTCTGTCCCAAACAGCAGATCTACGACGTGACGCCGAAGCGCAGCCGGCTTCGCATTGCTGACGAAGTCCACGGACTGCATTTGCTCATAAGCCGAAAGCAGATACTTTTGGCTCTTGAATGCGTCGTGAACGCTCCGAACCGGGTCCGCCTCCAGAGATTCACGCTGAAGCAGCGGACGGACCTTTGGGAGCACCTTCTTTTGGAGAAACGACTCGGGTCCCTCCTCCAAATTGCCCTGCTCGATCAGAACTGGCCGAATCGTCTGCTGAACCGCTTGGTCGAGGACGGACAGATTGATTTGCATTTCTTTTTGCATCACAGCTTACGACAACCCGACGCCGCCTCCTGATCCCAATCTCAGAGACTGACAAGATCCCTTGCGAGCCCGATGTTCAACCAACGGCCAACAATCTTGAACCCGGAGCCCATCGGGACAAGCTGCAGCTCCTCTACGGCCTCCGCCAGCATCGGCCCCCGGATGATACTTCCGGGGCGAATCTGGGGCAGACTGGAAGGCGGGGTCGACATCGGTAGAGGACTCGGCGGTGACGCGTAAGTGGAGAGACATGTGAAGGTAGCCGCTGAACAGGGGAAATGCCAGCCCCCCGTTCAGGGGTGTTCAGAACCATAGACGCATCGTCTTCGTCCGGGCGACGGCGAGCAAGACCAGTCTCTCCGATGACGTTCGCTAGCTCAACGGTCATCGAAATCCCGGTTTGGCGAGCCAACGGTCATCGAATTGGCCGGAGATCGGTCGTACGGTCATCGCACCAGGACGTCTCACGGCGTCATAAACCGAGGGACGAATTGCGCCACCGTCCGCGACAAAGCCTTCTGGCGATGACCGTCGTGGCCGTCGCCAGCCGGAGCAGATTCACCGTCCGGACACTTCACTCGGAAATCGACACGATTTCCAGACAGGATCGCGCTAGACGACGCGATGAAATGGGGCGTAACATGGCACGCTGGTGATGGTTTACCGTCGATTTCCGTTGAAACTTGGCGAACTCAGGGGCGACCGAAAGGCTGAGTTGGCAGGGAGGCTATCCCCGTGTCCAATTCGATCGCAGCCCTCAAGAGCCCCGCACCTGGTCCGGAATCGATGATCGAATGGGACGTTCCGTCCGACGGACGCCCGCCGAAATCCGAACGCGCCACGTTCGCTGCGACATGTCTCGCGTCAGGTGTACCGCCGTACTCAGTCGTGACGCAACTTCAACGTTGTTGCAACGTTTCGCAGCGATCGGCGTGGCGGGACTTGGCAGAGGCGAGGAAACTGCTGCGGCTCTGGAACAGTGGAACGGTCGACGAACTCCGCGACGAATCCGCTGCGTTCTACCGGTCGATCCTCACCTCCTCTGAGGCCTCGATTGGCCAAAAGATCAAAGCGCGAGCCCAGTTGGACAAGCTGCTGGGGCTCCAGATCCCCGCCCAAAACGCAAAACTCTTCGTGGAGAAGCAGCAGCAGGAGCAAAACGCGGGCAAGACGAAAAAGAGGCACCTGTTCCGCGCCGTACTCGAAAAACTGAGCCGTGAAGAACTGCAGAGGTTTGCAGATCTACAGGCGAAAATGCGGGCAGCGTACAAGGCAGCCGAGGCGGAAGAGGAACTGCAGCAGGATGCTCTCATCGCATAGTCACTTCCTTGTACGTCGCAAAGGACACCTTTTGTAATGGCAGCTGCTGAAGACCAGAACCCTTCCTGTGTTGACGGCGGGGGCGGCGAAGAATCAACCGAAACGCATGTTGAAATCTGGGCTGAGGATCAAGCCCGGCTTGGACGGGAGGATACCGACGTCGAGAAGGTCATCCTTGTCCCGGTTCCCGGTGCGTTCCTTTCACATACCGGTCGCTTTGAAGCGATACCCGCTCCACCGCCATCTCTCGCTGTTCCAGCGGGCGGTCGGTCTACATCACGGAAGAAGTCAACCGGGCGCAAAAGTCTCCCTCCAGAAGCAGTGCGGGCGTATCAGGAGCTGCTGGACGCATGGAGACGCGCCAAAGACTCTGGCGTGTCGCTCAAGCAGTTCTGTGACGATCGTAAGATCGAGCGGCGAGAGGTTCAGCGGGCGCAGGCTTATTTTAGAACGCTGAAGAGACGGGGTGGAGATGCCCTCGGTACCGACGTCAACGGCTCCTGAATTTGTTCGCAAGAATTCTGCGGTATCGCAACTCATTGGCCCGCAACGCTCTAGACACCAAAACAGCACAAAAACTCGCGAACAAATATCGCTGTCAATTTGTTTGTCACGGCCGTCGTTGAGACTCCCTTCGTTCAAACGAGCACTTAGCTCGTCAGTCCGAATCGAAAGGAAGTCCAATGGTCGAGTCCCACGTGCCCACTGCCTTGGCGGACGGGCAGACCGCCGCACTGCTCACGGTGCGGCAGGTCGCTGAATTGCTGGTTTGCAGCCCCCGGCATGTGTACCGGCTGAGTGATGCCGGGCGGATGCCCCGTCCGGTCCGCCTTGGCGGACTCATCCGCTGGCAGAAGTCCGAAATCGACGCTTGGCTGGCCGCTGGCTGCCCGCCGGCTCGCTCCATGCCGAAAGTCGGCTAGCAGCTGCCTTCAAAACACCGATTTGATGCACTTTCGCGTGGTGAAGCGATGACCGACGGTCATCAATTGCTGGCCCTGCCCGATCTCGCCGAAATCCCGCGGTTCTCGTGAGTCACTTCCCGCATTCAAAGCGAACGGCGGCCCGCCTGCGAAGCTGCCGCCGTTCACCATCGGATTCTCAACACCATGATTGTGGTCGCACTGTACGTATATGGCAAGTTCCACTTCCTGCGCCGAAAACGGCGAAACGAGGAATTCAATACCGTCGCTCAGCTGTGGAAGTTGAGTAGTCCCTCTTCGGCTTCAGCGGGTTCGGTTCGTGCGGAATCGTCTCAAGCCAACGTCTCCCGCGGCACCGTGCGTGTGGAAAGGGGACGGTAATGAGTGGGGCATTGAAACACGACCGGCGGGACGTTGCCGAACAGGCGGTCCGGGAAGCGGGCTGGAAACTGCTGTCGGCAGTTTCCTACGATCCCCAGCACATCGACCGGCTGCGGCTGACGGCGGAGCTGTTCGTCGATCCGGTACAGGTCACGATCTTCCTCGCCCTGGCCGCGTATCATCGCCGGAATCCTGACCGGAGGATGGTATCTGATAGCGAGATCGCCCGGTTCATGGCGACGAGCGAAGGTCTGTCGCACCTGATTCACGACGATGCCAAGACCGGGGACGTCAACACGGTCACGCCGTCGGACCTGCGGCGTGCTTTCGACAACGCCTACTACGTCAACGACTTAGCCAAGTCGCATGCGCAGGTCTTGCAGGACGCCCTGTTCGAGCGAACGGCGACCGCGGGGTTGGCCGCGGCCGCGCAGGGGGTGAGCGATCGACAGACGCTGGTCGCCAATCTTCGACGCGTCGTTGACGACTTATCGCAGATGGCGGGAACCGAGTTGCAGGTGAGTCCTACCGATCCCTGGGAGCTGCCGATCGATGGGGACGATCCCTGGCCGAAACCGCTCAGTCCCGAGGCGCTGTACGGTCCGGCGGGAGAGTTCGTGCGGATCGTCGGTCCGGAGACCGAATCGGATGCGGCGGCGCTCCTGTTTCACTTCCTGGCATATGCCGGGGCGTTGTTCGGGCGGAACCGGTATTTCCTCGTCGAAGCCGCACAGCACTACTCGAATCTGTTTATGTGCTTCGTGGGGCAGTCGTCAAAGGGCAGGAAGGGTAGCGCACATCGCAACGTGGAACGGTTCTTCGGGCTGGTCGATGGCGCAATGGGGACATTCATCATCAGCAACGTCACTAGCGGGCTGTCGAGCGGCGAGGGACTGATCTATCAAGTTCGCGACGACGTGGTGTCGAAGGGAGAGATCAAGGAAGAGGGCGTCGCCGACAAGCGGCTGATCGTCGTGGAATCCGAGTTCGCGAACACGTTGAAGGTCGTCCGACGGGAGACGAACACCTTGTCCGCCATCGTGCGGGATGCCTGGGACAAGGGGAACCTGCGGACGCTGACCAAGCAGAATCCGACGCGGGCGACCGGATCGCACATCGTGATCGTCGGGCACATCACACGGGATGAGCTGCGGCGACTCCTGACCGAGACCGATCAAGCGAACGGATTCACGAACCGATTCCTGTGGATTTGCTCCGGCCGCTCGAAGTTGTTGCCGAACGGCGGGCACGTTCCCGAGGAGCGACTGACCGAGCTGGTGGAGACGGTCCGGGCCGCGGTGGAGTTTGCACACTTCTATCCCGGACAAGTCCACCGGACCGAGGCGGCGGCGGCGCTCTGGGAGCAGGCCTATCCGATCTTGGCCGCGGATCGTCCGGGGATGCTGGGAAGTGTCACCAACCGAGCCGAAGCTCAGGTCCTGCGGCTGAGCCTGCTGTTCTCGATTCTTGACTGCAGCGGCGAGATCGACGTGCCTCACCTGCGCGCCGCCCTGGCGTGCTGGCGATACTGCGAGCAGTCCGCCCAGTATGCGTTCGGTCGCGGTCTGGGGGATAAGCTCGCCGACGAGATTCTGGCGCTGCTGCGAGTGGCTGGCAAAGCGGGCAAGTCCCGGTCTGAACTGTCTGCCGCCTATGCTCACAACAAGTCCGGCCGTGAGATCTGCCGAGCGCTGGACGTGCTGCAACAGTCCGGTCTGGCGTACTGCCGGAAGTCGCCATCAGCGACCGGCCGAGGACGTCCCGCCGAGATCTGGTATGCGGGACGACCGGACGAAAGAAACGAAGAAAACGAAAGAAGTCCTGAATGCGAGGGGATTCCTTCGTTTGTTTCGTTTAATTCGTACGTGGAAGGTGGCGAGGCACATGCCGCGGGTTACGTCCCGCAGAAGCCGGTGGGGCGGATCTTGGAAGACACCGAGGTCGACGGGATTAACGCAGCTTTCGACGAACGTAGCATCGAATCGCCGTAGGGCTTCTCCTTGAGAGAACGCGTCAAATGGGTGTCGGTCTCATCGCTCCAATGGCAGACCATCAAGAG harbors:
- a CDS encoding helix-turn-helix transcriptional regulator, which codes for MPTALADGQTAALLTVRQVAELLVCSPRHVYRLSDAGRMPRPVRLGGLIRWQKSEIDAWLAAGCPPARSMPKVG
- a CDS encoding DUF3987 domain-containing protein; its protein translation is MSGALKHDRRDVAEQAVREAGWKLLSAVSYDPQHIDRLRLTAELFVDPVQVTIFLALAAYHRRNPDRRMVSDSEIARFMATSEGLSHLIHDDAKTGDVNTVTPSDLRRAFDNAYYVNDLAKSHAQVLQDALFERTATAGLAAAAQGVSDRQTLVANLRRVVDDLSQMAGTELQVSPTDPWELPIDGDDPWPKPLSPEALYGPAGEFVRIVGPETESDAAALLFHFLAYAGALFGRNRYFLVEAAQHYSNLFMCFVGQSSKGRKGSAHRNVERFFGLVDGAMGTFIISNVTSGLSSGEGLIYQVRDDVVSKGEIKEEGVADKRLIVVESEFANTLKVVRRETNTLSAIVRDAWDKGNLRTLTKQNPTRATGSHIVIVGHITRDELRRLLTETDQANGFTNRFLWICSGRSKLLPNGGHVPEERLTELVETVRAAVEFAHFYPGQVHRTEAAAALWEQAYPILAADRPGMLGSVTNRAEAQVLRLSLLFSILDCSGEIDVPHLRAALACWRYCEQSAQYAFGRGLGDKLADEILALLRVAGKAGKSRSELSAAYAHNKSGREICRALDVLQQSGLAYCRKSPSATGRGRPAEIWYAGRPDERNEENERSPECEGIPSFVSFNSYVEGGEAHAAGYVPQKPVGRILEDTEVDGINAAFDERSIESP
- a CDS encoding AAA family ATPase; the encoded protein is MQINLSVLDQAVQQTIRPVLIEQGNLEEGPESFLQKKVLPKVRPLLQRESLEADPVRSVHDAFKSQKYLLSAYEQMQSVDFVSNAKPAALRRHVVDLLFGTEPLQTRIETFLKWSKVRAGADGNKSGIGLTAITYLLALSDPDRYAFCKPLVFEAAATALLSRKADVPVGRLERAVTATAFYEKLLRLFRERYALPFRNLLDVHTALYVLQNTYHGLPSWSQLSDSSSPGRSIMHDLNLVLYGPPGTGKTYETIRHAVEICDGTASLDREELVTRYRELQAEERIAFVTFHQSYGYEDFVEGIRPVLAEEEVASPEERSPEVQYECRPGIFKRLCLLAGSKATRQEASQNVELEKATIWKMSLGNTLRPEDAAVYDECIEKGCLLLGYGQGLNYQGCKSRKDVLTLLQKHDPELKPTDFHVQAMDTFVCRMQVGDLVVVSDGNHKFRAIGRISGPYQYVDRDGEYDQLRAVEWLAVFDESLPREAICTKAFSQMTIYQLHKRDLKLDAMKELIGRNTSGVRNHVLIIDEINRGNISKILGELITLLEPDKRIGAENELQVTLPYSGEKFGVPSNVYVIGTMNTADRSIAFLDVALRRRFHFVELMPDVEIVRSLTGDGGVVDGVAVADLLEMLNARIELLYDRDHQIGHSVFLGLHSLAELRDVMCRKVIPLLQEYFYGDWSKICLVLGCPISEGGGPVTKNSHPMIRSSPLKASSLLRGGDDWIEDKVRCEVHPEFGSSSTAATLRSYFLSAFQGEEQ